The Glycine soja cultivar W05 chromosome 4, ASM419377v2, whole genome shotgun sequence genomic sequence GGTGAACCTACCAAACCCATAGAGAATTTTTCTTACAATGAAAGTCCCACAGGATATGGGAAAGAAGCGGAAGGTTCcagtccttgagattaaaaAGGCCTAAACCCCCTTCTTTTTTTGAAGAACAAACTACTGACCAAGCAACCAAGGGCTTGTTTTTGCCAATATCCGCTTTGCCCCACAGAAAATTACGGCACGAAGCGTTGATCCGGTCCAGAACAGATTGAGGCAAAGGAAAAATCCTCATCCCGAAATTCACAATTCCTTGAATAACTACTCTGATCAACTCTAGCTTACCTGCATAAGATAAAGACTTCATGCTCCATCCCTGAATCAGGCCAGTAATCTTGGAAAGCAAGGGAGCATAGTGGCATACATTTAATCTAGATGATAAAAGGGGAATACCCAAGTATCTAAAAGGGAAGCCACCCAAGCTAAATCCAGTAAGCTGTTGAATATGAGAAAGCTCATGAGGCCTAATACCAGTTAATTATATGGCAGATTTATCAGAGCTGATGGAAAGCCGTGAAACCCTACAGAAGTGCTGAAGCTTGGCAAACATAGTTGACACAGAAGGGACATCTCCTCTAGATAGAAGCATAATATCATCTACAAAAGCCAAATGAGATAGTTGAATACCTGCACAATtgggatgaaatttaaaattggcaTCATCCTTGAGGCTGCTCATATCTCTAGAAAAGTACTCCAAACAAAGCACAAACAGATAAGGGGAGAGAGGATCCCCTTGTCTAAGACCCCGCTACCCTTTGAAGTGGCCATAAATGGATCCATTGATTGCCACAATAAAGGAAGTGGAAGAAACACATTCCATGATCCAAGTACAGAACTGGGCTGGGAAGCCAATGGACTTAAGCATCCAATCCAAGAATTCCCGGGAAATGGAATCATAAGCTTTATGCAAGTCAATTTTCAGGAGGCATCTCGGAGAGGATCTTTTTCGGGCTTATTTGCGCAAAATCTCTTGAACTAGGAAGATGTTGTCCATCATCTTTCTGTTCTTAATGAAGGTAGTTTGAGTTTCCCCAATAATAGTCTCAAGCATTAGGGCTATGCGGTTGACCAGAATTTTAGACACAATCTTGTATAACAAATTACAGCAAGATATGGGTCTAAAATGGTTAACCTGGGAGGCCTGATCATGCTTAGGAATAAGCACAATAATAGCATGGTTGATCTGCTTTAAAATTTTTCCAGTTGTAAAGAATTCATTAACCGTCGCAAAGATATCATCACCAATGATATTCCaagccttcttgaagaataagcATTGAAACCATCTGGCCCAGGAGCTTTATTGTTATCCATCACAGAAATAAtgttccaaacctcttgcttagAAGCAGGACAAAGTAAGGCTGCAAAGCAATCGGTGGGAACCTTAGGACCCTTGTTGCAGATCGAAATGGAAGGAGTTTGGGTCAGCTCACGAGCACTAAACAAATTCCTAAAGTGATTCACAAAAGCAAGGGCAATTTCATCTTGGGAGGAAGTGTTATGCCCATCCTTCTAGCCTTATGGCAGCAATAAACCGACTGTGTCTGTTGCgcttgaataaagcatgaaagaaTTTGGAGCATTTATCAGCCTGCAGGAGATATCTGTTTTTGTTGAGCTGAGCAAATTTCATAGACTCCGCTTTTCTAAGCATAATGGTCTGCCCTCTAGTGCGGTTATCTAGAGCAAGAAGGGAAGGATCCTGAGGATTTTGCTTTAGAGAATTAAGCACACTATTATATTCAGCCTTAGCTATGTGAAGATTCGTTAGAAGGTGAAGAACAAGTTTAAGGGGGAAGGTCATGTGTGGGGAAACTTGTTTAATGAAATGCCACTGACATTCGAGATTCAAGATTTAGTTTCAAAATATGACACTCATTATATATAATGGCGGATAATTTGTTTGGCTCTTGTGTGTATTGTCCTTCACTTTTGACTAAGTATGGCCAAACAAGCCCCTCGAGAagccaaaatatttttaacaaaacttaCAGCTCGAAATTAGGACAAAGTACTTTTGGTTTTAAAGATGATGAGAAGGAAAGAGGGCACTTCGACAGAGCATGTGCCACTGATCCAGCCACAAGACACAACAAGTGCATGattgtattttctttcctttgttATTGGTCAAAAAGATTAAACAAATATGTATGAACCCTTGCTACACTGCGCTGAATCCCTGCTCCCTCTGCCCTCTCCTCCGGAACACACCAGAGCAAAAACGCTAGGCCCACTGGCAGAATCAGTGCAACTAGGGTATGTGTATCCTGCCAGCAGCGAAATCTGTTGGTTGGTAACCGCTTTTTCGTTCCGCCAGTACAAGAACCCCTCCAGAGTAAGTTTACAAAGAGATTGTCTGAGGACAAAAATTTCTAAACCGCTGAACCCTTTGAAAAACAGAATCCCTCGGGGAATTTGTTTGAAAAGAAACCCTATTTTGCCGAGAAACTCctcattctccttcttcttctgctACCCATGGCTTCGTCTTCTTCTGAGCCTCCTCCACCTCCTGTTCCTGCTCCTGTTCACTCTAACCCTCCTCATAAGTCCTTCATTTTTTCAACATAATAATATCGAAACCAATCGTATTCTTGTTATTCTTCTTAGTTCTACTGTCTTTGGGGGCGAATTGAGGTTTCctataattgattttgaattttttttatagttttgacTCAAAATGAGTTTGGCCTAAAACTCTTTAGATGTTTTCTATATCTGACACTTTACATTGATTTATTTtgcaaaaatgaatttttctgGCATgactttattaattttgatactcgaatatgttttgttgtttatcgtgggttttaattttgcttatggCTTTGTGCTTCATTAGGAAGTGGTGAACGTTTAAGTTCATAGCCTTTgcttttgagttttggtgagGCTTTGTTGAGGATATGGCTGCCTAGTTTTTACGGAGGCTTCCTTTTATCATCTTTCTAATACAGTGGTTCTCCTTGTGTTTTTGTATTAGTTGGTctcaataaaatttcttttgccattcaaaaaaataataatttaaaaataaggttttaaattgtgattgCTGGAAATTGTGGGTACATGTGGCCGCAGTTGCGGTCAAGCTCCAAAACCTTGATGTTGTGACGGACATATGTTGTATTTTCATGTCTGATAAGTTAATTGATATGCATACCTTGCACACACATGTGCTTATGTTTACTTGTTCACTTGCTTGTTATCATCACACATTTTTTATTCGGAGTCTTTTAGCCTGTGTCTATGTATAATGCATAAAGAGATCTCTAATGACCTGAATTGCTCCCATGGGATTTTCCAGCACACTTAATGTACAAAACTCGTCTCCAAGACTTTACTTCAAAGTCAGGCATTCAATTTCCTGTCTATCATACCATTAATGAGGGACAGGATCATATTCCAAAGTTTAGATCAACGGTGTGGGTTGCAGAGATGCGTTACACTTCCCCGTCCacattttcccaaaaaaaaagcTGCTGAACAGGATGTAGCTAGACTTGCTTTGGAGGGTATCCTCCATAGGACCAGAGATGAAGGACTCTTTCTTGTCGATCAGGTGTGAACAAAATTTGTTTTCTCAATTCTTCAGTAGGTGCAATTTCGGTTTGATTGACCATTTAGGAATTGTTAAGTAGTTTTGAggtaatttttgttaataataattttctacaGGATAGACACTAAACTCTGCTTATATGTTAGGCTTGTTTTATGCTTACTTTGCTTCTAGTTGGCAAACATCCTAATGCTTTGTAGTAATTAGAagaatttgtttcatttttgtgAAAATGTCTGCTATCTTCCCTTAGATGTAATGTAGTTTCTCTTGTTCTTTCTAATGAAATATTGTTGtctatcaaattatttttttttgtctagtgACATGAGATATTTTTCAAAAAGCGTGAGATGAGTGACCTTctgaaaagtttttcaaaaagcgTGAGTGAGGACAAAACACGCTAAAAAATTGTGTTAGTTTGTGGGATGTAGGTAGAACTAATTTTCGAGATATCGGAAAGAATTATCTACGAAGGGTTCTCATCGATGAAAAGTTTTGACTAACAAGAATGTTGAGTGAAGTGTTATCGTGTGAAATATCGTAGTGTAAGAGTCACCGAGAAGTCAAAAATCATAGATACTACATCATACATGTTATCTCAAGTGTTTATGTGACACATACATAACATATAGAGTCTACGTGACAAGTACATatgtgaaaaattataaatatttcaatttagcCCATGAATTTGATACCTGTTTTCAGTCTATAAATTTGACTTTTGCTGTCAAGTGTATTTGATGAAATTACTATATAATCCCAAATTTATTATCCTTCTTATTAGTCTAAACATATCAtgtgtttgttatttttattggaGTATCGTAGTTGGTGCCTTAAATGCATTTATGACACATGTAGAATAACCTTTCATATCTTACTAAATAGGGACCAAGATTTTATCCCTCcattttgcataaaaaaaatggattttttagaattttacctAAATAAAACAACGAACTAATTTAAAACCCCCTTAGAAAGCTTTCGAGTTTAGACTGGCTAATTATATTCTCCATCTTTGTATCTTTAACCATAAAGAGTGAAATCGTATAGTGCAGTCTCTCGCCACACATTAGATGGAGATCATCACCATGTTGTTGTGGGGGTTGTGTTCCTTGTAGAATATTGTGTTATCTCCACCTAACATTAAGGAACTCCAATTCACAATTCCAAATTTTGTGCTTAAGGAtcaaagattgaaaaaaaaggtAGATAGGAAGTGGGACGTGATCTCAAAATTTTACAAGAAAGGACTTAAGGGTTTAGAATTCTGCCTGAGTGCTAATGCAAAACATCGATTGAAGTGCTCATCAATTAAACTATGGACAAcactttattagtttttttcttccagCAACAAACCTCAACCAAATATGGTGGCAAGATAAAAATGACAAGAACTTAACCTATCTCTACCTTCGAATCAAAGCACGTACAAATACTTCAACGTTAACTCATTACTGTCGTAATACGCAACCGTCATATAGCTTGGCCATCCTCGAATCTTGTTAGACTGAGAGACATTTGAATTACTAAATtcgaaaggataaaaaaaaagtttgcaaACTGAAATGGTTAACCATGCTGATTAATCTTTCAAGCATTCATAAAAACATTGCAGTTTATCAGATGCAATGTATGCAGCAAGAATACCACAACAAGAGGCCCACATTAATGAAAGCACACTGAATTGTAACAGTTGGGAGAAATAAACTACTACAGAAACTGGACATAGCACCGGCAACTTAAAATCACATTTTGCCCAGGGCACAAGATTACTCTGTCAATGCTTTAAAAAACATTCTCCCACAAACCCGATAAATAATCTTGTATGTTTTCATCCGCATCCTGTGAGACAGGATAATCTAACATGCCCTTCCTTCTTCCCTGTCAATTAAACAGTAATTGGAATTACGAATGCATGGCAATATATTAATACGTAGATCATATGACATATTAAATGCAACATAGTTGactcatgtaaatttaaatcagACGTATATCAAATTTGTATTTACTTGCGGCAAATATTATTTGGAAAACGGCAAACTGGCATTCTGCAATAcatgtttatattatatttttggaaTTAGTAAAAATCAGATCAATTGAAAATCACACTTATTGGTCTTAGGCAAGgatagtttaatttaataaggATAAATTCTTAAAACTAAGAATCAAAGAGCTGCAAATCGAAGCATACAATGACAAATTTGTTAACATATCCacgaaaattaaaagtaaacacTAAAAGCATTATTTGAGTGCAAGTAAGAAGACTCACTATCTTCGAGAAGGGTACACAGCACCAGTTGCCCTGTCATAAAATAACAGTTAGCACAACACATACTTTCTTTAGTAGATACTCATTCTCATCATAGACAAACCATGAGCAAAATTAAAACCCACGataaacaacaaagaaaaatataaatgagcTTAACAAGTAACTTGGACTAGATTTTTCTTTCAGTATTTCACGCATACCACGGGCATTTccacatgtttgaaacatgattAAAATCTTGTATATCGGATAACACTGCATAGTAAAATATAGACTTTGACCTAATAACCTCGGCAAGTGCAGTTCCCGAGCTAGAATCACCTGGATTAAATAGTCATTTAGTAGGTAAGCACATTGCCACCTAAAATCTACTGGAAATATGTAATAAAGCATACACGAAAGGATACTCATAATTGAAAGAATTGCAGCCTTTGCGGCTGACTGCTCAACATCCTTTTTTGTTCCAGCTGGACCACCAGTGTAACTTGTACCATTGAAAACCAAAGAAGTTATAAAAGCAGGAAGCACCCCTCCTAGCAGTTGCTTATCATTGTTGTATGTAGGTTGTTCTACATGCAGTTTATGAGCATACTCATTCATGATAGACTTGAAAATTGGAGAAATCTGGAAGACAATGACAACAAAGAATCAACATTTTACATAAAGGTAATATTGAATGATAataccaaaccaaaccaaaatgAAGCAATGACaaatcttaaattaataattaagtattAAAGCTATTTCAccagttatttattttttataagtaggaaattaattatttcaacaataattaggcacttaaaattaaattgattttccacgacaaaaatttaagaattattaCTTTAAACTATACCGGACTagtttcaaaccataaacaaAGATGAGGATCTAAACTCTAATTCCATTGGcaacataaattatttgttgTAATGACACTTCGTTTGGATCAAAGTTGCATGGCTATCAGATACTGTTACCTTACCCGCTGAAAACCAAGAGCCTCAGTGACATGTTACAGGATAATCTTCAACTAAGATTCTCCATCAATACAAAGAGAGATATATCCAATAAAAGTATAACATGCAGAagcacaaattaatttattatagaaAATCTATTcgaataaaaaagattattctTAACATACATGTACACTAACTGAAAATGACAAGTTATGAAAAATATCTCATGTcactagacaaaaaaaaaatatttaatagacaACAATATTTCATTAGAAAGAACAAGAGAAACTACATTACATCTAAGGGAAGATAGCAGACATTTTcacaaaaatgaaacaaattctTCTAATTACTACAAAGCATTAGGATGTTTGCCAACCAGAAGCAAAGTAAGCATAAAACAAGCCTAACATATAAGCAGAGTTTAGTGTCTATCCtgtagaaaattattattaacaaaaaatacctCAAAACTACTTAACAATTCCTAAATGGTCAATCAAACCGAAATTGCACCTACTGAAGAATTGAGAAAACAAATTTTGTTCACACCTGATCGACAAGAGAGAGTCCTTCATCTCTGGTCCTATGGAGGATACCCTCCAAAGCAAGTCTAGCTACATCCTGTTCAACAacttttttttgggaaaatgtGGATGGGGAAGTGTAACGCATCTCTGCAACCCACACCGTCGATCTAAACTTTGGAATATGTCCCTCATTAATGGTATGATAGACAGGAAATTGAATGCCTGACTTTGAAGTAAAGTCTTGGAGACGAGTTTTGTACATTAAGTGTGCTGGAAAATTCCATGGGAGCAATTCAGGTCATTAGAGATCTCTTTATGCATTATACATAGACACAGGCTAAAAGACTCCGAATAAAAAATGTGTGATGATAACAAGCAAGTGAACAAGTAAACATAAACACATGTGTGAGCAAGGTATGCATATCAATTAACTTATCAGACATGAAAATACAACATATGTCCGTCACAACATCAAGGTTTTGGAGCTTGACCGCAATTGTGGCCACATGTACCCACAATTTCCAGcaatcacaatttaaaaccttgtttttaaattatttttttttgaatggcAAAAGAAATTTTATCGAGACCAACTAATACATAAACACAAGGAGAACCACTGTATTAGAAAGATGATAAAAGGAAGCCTCCGTAAAAACTAGGCAGCCATATCCTCAACAAAGCCTCAACAAAGTCTTACtttgcattattatttttttgaacttttgatTTAATATTATGCCAATTTTTATGTAATCAAAGGCACATAACTTTGCAATTTGTCAACTGAAACACAGGTTCACTATTGCATGTAGTACTAATGACCATACAaagtgaaatataattttagttagaGAACAACTACACAGGGATTTATGTTTATGTGAAGCAGTGTTATCAAGTGCGGATAGCGGAAAATGGTGGAAAGCCAATAACCCTCTATATCATATAGGAGATAGCATCGCAGGCATATAGAAGAAGTTGCGTAACAGTTGAAATATATGGtatatatcaattatatatgcatataaaattaagttgtatgcaaataaaaaaatacataaaaattggcATAATATTAAATCAAAAGTTCAATTGGCTGGAGACTCGCTAGAGATAACAAGAGGATGCAGGATGATGCCGCAACCACAACAATGATAGCAGCCGCAATAGCCGATGGAGTCACAATCGTGGGTCCAAGAAATTCATCTGTGCAATAGCATTATAGTGGTGCTATTGCGGCTATTTAACAAGGTTTCCATGGTAATTGCCATAGAGGACTAAATGGTTTGCAAGAGAATGAAGaagtgaaaaggaaaaacaaagtgCAATTGACATCACTTGGTACTACCGAGAAGCAACCATAAAGCAACAAAAACATAAgcgaattaaaataactttggtTACTAACTGTGCAATCTCAGTGAACTTTCCCAGGTTTTGATGCTCCAATATTGCCAAGATCAGCTCCTTATTCTCCTCCAAGTACTCCACCAAGCATAAAAACTTGTCTATAAGAGATAAACTGGCATAAATACTTTAGTAATCATTGCTTCGATTAAAGGTCCAAAACAAACATTTTTACGCACATGCATCATGCACTCATCTAACTTTTGACACCAAAATGCATTCATCTAATACACCTCCCCACACCCCGCATTCCTTTGTAAAATTTCATGCAACAATGTTATGAAAGAGGAATATAAATGGCATGAAATGATTTCGGTATCACTAGATTACATAGACACAGAACcatcatttttttatgcaaGAAACACATGCAATTAACGTTTTCCCTTTCATTCAATTcaagaaaagcaaaaaaattaacaaaagctGAAAACCAGATGAATAACTTAGGGCACAAGGAAAAACAAAGAGTGGAGCCACATGCACATTCTGTGCCATTAACTAAACATGAATTGGACAAGGAAAGGGGACAACATTGAAAGGTGACATTTTTATGAAACCCCAACACAAACGTAGACCCAAGATAATCAAGAAGGTTAAAACCAAGTAAAATGATAACATTAATGAAATAGAGAAatgagtgaagaaaaaaagttggtaccttttgaatctgttCAGTGGTGAGGGTAGGGACATTAGGAAATGAAGGATCAACGTTGAACATTTTCTCCGTTCTTCTTCATAataagacacacacacacacacacaaaaatctaaCACAAAACCCCAGCCCTTCTTCCACAACGAATCACACACGCTTTCGAGTTCAAATGACGATAAGTGTTTGCTGccctttttgttttggtttaaaTGAGCAACTCCAACTCGTCACCTTTCATGCGTTTTggtttttagtaaataaatttcattaatgatttttttattaaattactttttttcccttaatttatttttgggggttaatttgatcttttattaatttaaaggtttaatttaattagataatgtatttttttatacatcaatgtaattttattttttaaaaaatgagttcaatttgtttgaatttttcttgctcaagaaattttttaagatatgATTAATCAATTTTGTTGATAAGTATTTGTTATCGAAAAATCTGACatataaaagtgaaaatagaCTAAGTCGAACTAAATTTGAGCTTAACTTTTATTAAAAGTATATGGTTTAATTCTAgtcaaacataaaatatttttttaagagacatTTATCGAGTCTACAAGTTtatttagggtgtgtttggatgaggaaatttaaaattctaaagaattttaaattctgagaatttcaaatgtttcaatttaaatttcttcatttctaaaattttgtgtttggataaaaaattagatttcttcattttaaaaatacccGCATTCGAAACCCAGATTCGTAATCTCCGCATCGGAGGCCGAATCCCAATCAATCTCCAAACTCCTCCCTTCCCTCGTTTCCTCTGCTCAGTCCCTCGCCCGTCCTTCCATCTCCAACTTTCCCGTCGCCGCCGTCAGACTCGGCACCTCCGGTCGCATCTTCGTGGGCGTGAACATGGAGTTCCCCGGCCTCCCCTTCCACCACACCATCCACGCCGAACAGTTCCTCCTCACCAACATGGCCAACAACGTCGAGACCCGCCTCGACTCCTTCGCCGTCTCTGTTGCCCCCTGCGGCCATTGTCCCCAGTTCCTTCAAGAACTCCGCGACGCCCCCGACATCCAAATCCTCATCACCTCCCATAAAAACCCTCACTTCAGCCCTCTCTCCCACTTCCTCTCCCACCACTTCGGCCCCCACGACCTTTTCCCCAAAACCGTCCCTCTCCTCTTGGAGCCTCGTCACAACGCTCTCTCTCTTCCCCAAAACGATCATTTCAACGCTCTTGCGATTGCAGGTTGGAGGCCGCCAATAACTCTCACGTGCCCTACAGGACAAcataatttgaaattctttcataaaatgaaagaatttgaaatgctaatatttaagttaactaaaatccctgatcaaaatacttaaatttcattttattttcaaatttttatccagacatcttatttaattgaaaagtaattaaaatcctttaaaaaattaaattatcctattaaatttctccatccaaacatactcttaAGGGATTAGTATGTGATCATttttaatactaaaataaagtaaaaatatgtttgttatacaatcaaatctaacttatttatatgatataaaatattttaagattttatataaCATTCATGATAACTTATCTAAAGATACAGTATTTTATGCTGAACCATTTAAAGAAgacaaacatttatttttcaataaacttAATTATAAGTTTTAGAATATGCTTAATGTTTAAAAAGAGATATAAATGTATGattttaatgtattataataaatttaatataataataccaataacacatattttattaatattttttaaataggttGGTTTGTTGGGCCCAAGAGATTTATTTAATGGCAAATCACATGACATGTTTAACTAAATAAACTTtgataaaagttttaatttggtcaattttttcaaaaagtttggTTTAGCATGAGTCTTATCAAACTATGTAACGTATTTTTATTCCTACTAGTCAACCACCAAAACtaattctaaataaaataaaattaaactcattttaaaaaataaaagatgtaattgaattttttaaaaggaaaatatcaaatcaaactatttcaaaaacatacaacctaatttaacttttaaataataacaacatcaaattgaattatttttttttaaatttcaaccttattttttattgtcaagtttaatgtttttatgaatttaatttttttatatctttttgtcagttatatatatatatgtaaaattctaatttttagatattaatatttataaattagaattaaaaaatagaaacgtgaaaataaatcttaaataaatgaaataatggAAACCAAATTTATTTTGTCCTCCTATGGTTAAAGTTTCCTCcttgaaaacagaaaaaatcataaatcatgataaaaaagaaaaaaacacacaaatgtattaattttttggttttgtCTTTTGTGTGTATTTAGTTGGAAAACAGGggtgaataaaattaattttataaagagcataattaattttaaaagaagtaaaaccttttatttttatattgcaTAAATTTAAGTTTAGATATAGAATTCATAAAGTTGTTGTACTTTACATTTAAGATGCTAACGAGATTAACTTCTAGTAAAAATCTATTCCTAAACAAAGTTG encodes the following:
- the LOC114408153 gene encoding double-stranded RNA-binding protein 4-like, which gives rise to MYKTRLQDFTSKSGIQFPVYHTINEGHIPKFRSTVWVAEMRYTSPSTFSQKKVVEQDVARLALEGILHRTRDEGLSLVDQISPIFKSIMNEYAHKLHVEQPTYNNDKQLLGGVLPAFITSLVFNGTSYTGGPAGTKKDVEQSAAKAAILSIMSILSCMLYYIFPVDFRWQCAYLLNDYLIQVILARELHLPRLLGQSLYFTMQCYPIYKILIMFQTCGNARGQLVLCTLLEDRKKEGHVRLSCLTGCG
- the LOC114410710 gene encoding cytidine deaminase 1-like; translated protein: KPRFVISASEAESQSISKLLPSLVSSAQSLARPSISNFPVAAVRLGTSGRIFVGVNMEFPGLPFHHTIHAEQFLLTNMANNVETRLDSFAVSVAPCGHCPQFLQELRDAPDIQILITSHKNPHFSPLSHFLSHHFGPHDLFPKTVPLLLEPRHNALSLPQNDHFNALAIAVGKQG